The following proteins are co-located in the Echinicola sp. 20G genome:
- a CDS encoding aspartate/glutamate racemase family protein, with translation MKKIGLVGGISWTSTLDYYKYINQGINEKLGGLNSAECVIFSLNFSDIQDKGWLNSYDLIFNACKSLASNNVDFIVLCANTAHLFADEIQSNINVPIIHIASATAEEIKRQELHRVGLLGTKFTMEMDFYRNKLMDYGIESIIPSEKNDVEEIQEIVKNELGKGVINKASKLKFLRYANELRERGAEGLILGCTEIPMLIGQKDFDFPVFDTTKIHVENIVNFALNE, from the coding sequence ATGAAAAAAATAGGATTAGTAGGTGGAATAAGTTGGACTTCAACTTTGGACTACTATAAGTATATAAACCAAGGCATAAATGAAAAGCTGGGAGGCCTTAATTCGGCTGAATGTGTTATATTTTCACTGAATTTTTCTGACATTCAAGATAAGGGATGGTTAAATTCTTATGATTTGATTTTTAATGCGTGCAAAAGTTTAGCATCCAACAATGTGGATTTTATAGTCCTATGCGCCAATACAGCCCATTTATTTGCTGATGAAATCCAATCAAATATTAATGTCCCTATTATTCATATCGCATCTGCCACAGCAGAAGAGATAAAAAGGCAAGAGCTACATAGAGTAGGGCTTTTAGGTACAAAATTTACGATGGAAATGGATTTTTACCGGAACAAACTAATGGATTATGGGATTGAAAGCATTATTCCATCAGAAAAAAATGATGTTGAAGAAATACAGGAGATTGTAAAAAATGAACTTGGAAAAGGTGTCATAAATAAAGCATCAAAACTAAAATTTCTAAGATACGCCAATGAACTAAGAGAAAGGGGAGCAGAAGGCCTTATTTTAGGCTGTACTGAAATCCCAATGCTTATTGGGCAAAAGGACTTTGACTTTCCTGTATTCGACACAACAAAAATTCATGTGGAGAACATCGTGAATTTTGCCCTAAATGAATAA
- a CDS encoding SRPBCC domain-containing protein, translating to MKKLQFKKDINAPAEKVYDTMLGISNIETYEQWTSEFNPTSSYEGSWGKGSKIYFVGTDENGKKGGMVSEIADSIPFQFVSIRHYGILDGEKEITEGAEVEKWAGGHENYSFKENNGITTVTVDLDTTEDFLDYMDQTYPKALDKLKELCEK from the coding sequence ATGAAAAAACTCCAATTCAAGAAAGATATAAATGCACCCGCTGAGAAGGTATATGATACCATGCTAGGCATTAGCAATATTGAGACCTATGAGCAATGGACATCCGAATTTAATCCAACCTCATCTTATGAAGGAAGCTGGGGAAAAGGGTCAAAAATTTACTTTGTCGGAACCGATGAAAATGGTAAAAAGGGCGGAATGGTATCTGAAATTGCTGACAGCATTCCGTTCCAATTTGTTTCCATTCGGCATTATGGAATTTTGGACGGTGAAAAGGAAATTACAGAAGGTGCTGAGGTCGAAAAATGGGCAGGAGGACATGAAAACTATAGCTTCAAAGAAAACAACGGCATCACCACTGTTACTGTTGACTTAGACACTACAGAAGACTTTTTGGATTATATGGACCAAACTTACCCAAAAGCGCTCGACAAGCTGAAAGAACTTTGTGAAAAATAG
- a CDS encoding helix-turn-helix transcriptional regulator, which translates to MPISVLNIDHFESDSLMPDFYSNRLDQHLESNKGHFQKPHRHNFYLCVVFSNGSGVHEIDFKKYPLGPGSVFFLKPGQTHFWQFSQQPKGYIFFHSREFIELQFTNNKLEMFPYYFSMNNSPLLQLSEGETLPIVDQFSVIDKEFSLDLPLKRQKLCNLTTSLYIDLARRYGNNYRTQDVIPVPYLETLRKLEKLVEKEFKLHKSPNYYAEKLNISTKHLNRIVQSTLSQTTSGLIQQRVMLEAKRLITHSDHSLLEISENLGFNDYAYFSKVFKYKTGITPVNFLKKYKTVH; encoded by the coding sequence ATGCCAATATCAGTTTTAAATATCGACCACTTTGAAAGTGACAGTTTGATGCCTGACTTTTACAGTAACAGACTGGATCAACACCTGGAAAGCAATAAAGGTCATTTCCAAAAACCACATCGACATAATTTTTACTTATGCGTTGTTTTTAGCAATGGCTCAGGAGTACATGAAATAGATTTTAAGAAATATCCATTAGGACCCGGAAGTGTGTTTTTCCTGAAACCCGGTCAAACACATTTTTGGCAGTTTTCTCAACAACCTAAAGGATATATTTTCTTCCACTCTAGAGAGTTTATTGAACTCCAGTTTACCAACAATAAATTGGAGATGTTCCCCTATTATTTTTCCATGAACAACTCACCCCTACTTCAATTATCAGAAGGAGAAACACTGCCCATAGTGGACCAGTTTTCTGTAATTGACAAGGAATTTTCCCTGGATTTACCTCTTAAAAGGCAAAAGCTCTGCAACCTTACCACTTCATTATATATCGATCTGGCCCGAAGGTATGGTAATAATTATAGGACCCAGGATGTTATTCCTGTCCCATACTTGGAGACCTTAAGAAAATTGGAAAAGCTTGTTGAAAAAGAATTTAAGTTGCATAAATCACCCAATTACTATGCTGAGAAGTTAAACATAAGTACAAAACATCTCAACCGAATTGTACAATCCACTTTGTCACAAACAACATCCGGGTTGATCCAACAACGTGTTATGCTGGAAGCAAAGCGTTTGATAACCCATTCAGATCATTCGCTATTGGAAATTTCCGAGAATTTGGGTTTTAACGATTATGCTTATTTTTCCAAAGTATTCAAGTACAAAACAGGTATTACACCAGTTAATTTTTTAAAAAAATATAAAACAGTTCACTAA